A genomic window from Candidatus Eisenbacteria bacterium includes:
- a CDS encoding DegT/DnrJ/EryC1/StrS family aminotransferase, with product MQVPLLDLKAQYADIKNDIDQAVHRVLDSARFIGGPEVSGLEEEIARYCRSPQAIACASGTDALLLALRGLEVGPGDEVVTTAFSFFASAGTIANVGARPVFVDIDPRTYNLDPHRLEAAITPLTKAVVAVHLYGQCCDLTAIKAVCDKHQLFLIEDAAQAIGSEWEGRRAGSVGDLGCFSFFPSKNLGAFGDGGIMTARDAALAERVRLLREHGAKPKYYHALVGTNSRLDALQAAVLRVKLRHLDRWSEKRAKNAALYDQLFEGARLTRPYRDARTRHIYNQYVIRVPQRDALRQHLTDRGVGTEIYYPVPLHLQQCFASLGYREGDMPQSEAAAREVLALPIYPELTEEQIRYVAACVRDFTDLA from the coding sequence ATGCAGGTGCCGTTGCTGGATTTGAAGGCGCAGTACGCGGACATCAAGAACGACATCGATCAGGCGGTCCACCGCGTCCTCGACAGCGCGCGCTTCATCGGCGGCCCCGAGGTGTCGGGCCTCGAAGAGGAGATCGCCCGCTACTGCCGCTCTCCGCAGGCGATCGCGTGCGCTTCGGGGACCGACGCGCTGCTGCTCGCGCTGCGCGGACTCGAAGTGGGCCCGGGCGACGAGGTGGTGACCACAGCGTTCTCGTTCTTCGCGAGCGCCGGGACGATCGCCAACGTCGGCGCCCGGCCGGTGTTCGTCGACATCGATCCCCGGACCTACAACCTCGACCCGCACCGCCTCGAGGCAGCCATCACGCCGCTCACCAAGGCCGTGGTCGCCGTCCACCTGTACGGCCAGTGTTGCGACCTCACGGCCATCAAGGCGGTCTGCGACAAGCACCAGCTCTTCCTCATCGAGGACGCGGCGCAGGCGATCGGCTCGGAGTGGGAGGGGCGGCGCGCGGGCTCGGTCGGCGACCTGGGCTGCTTCTCGTTCTTCCCTTCGAAGAACCTGGGCGCCTTCGGCGACGGCGGCATCATGACCGCCCGCGACGCGGCGCTCGCCGAGCGGGTCCGGCTCCTGCGGGAGCATGGGGCCAAGCCCAAGTACTACCACGCACTGGTCGGCACCAACTCGCGGCTCGACGCGCTGCAGGCGGCGGTCCTGAGGGTCAAGCTCCGCCACCTCGACCGCTGGAGCGAGAAGCGCGCGAAGAACGCGGCGCTGTACGACCAGCTGTTCGAGGGCGCCCGCCTGACGCGGCCTTACCGCGATGCGCGCACGCGCCACATCTACAACCAGTACGTCATCCGCGTGCCACAGCGCGATGCCCTGCGGCAACACCTCACCGATCGCGGCGTGGGAACCGAGATCTACTATCCGGTTCCGCTCCATCTGCAACAGTGCTTCGCGTCGCTGGGCTATCGCGAAGGCGACATGCCGCAGTCCGAGGCTGCCGCCCGTGAAGTCTTGGCGCTTCCCA